The following coding sequences are from one Caminibacter pacificus window:
- a CDS encoding SDR family oxidoreductase — MKIILTGASSGIGAAIKEELKNYEIIEICRNCKHSLNLANPGEIKNLKFNDVIGIIHNAGVGYFGQFEDIKIEKIEEMINVNFLSPMILTKNHLKEIKKNRGFIINISSTSAIHPAKMGVVYAATKAALRHFGNSLFEEVRKSGVKVCNIIPDLTLTNFHNNTFFKPSSEEMAHLKPQDIAKIVKDIINSPKHLVMQEIVVKPQYFKLEKN, encoded by the coding sequence ATGAAAATAATACTCACAGGTGCAAGCAGCGGAATCGGTGCGGCGATAAAAGAGGAGCTGAAAAACTACGAAATAATAGAAATATGCAGAAATTGCAAACACTCACTAAACCTTGCAAATCCCGGTGAAATAAAAAATCTGAAATTCAACGACGTAATAGGAATTATTCACAATGCCGGCGTCGGATATTTCGGGCAATTTGAGGATATTAAAATAGAAAAAATAGAAGAGATGATAAACGTAAATTTTCTCTCACCTATGATTCTTACGAAAAACCACCTAAAAGAGATCAAAAAAAATAGAGGATTTATAATCAACATCTCATCGACATCCGCAATTCATCCGGCAAAAATGGGTGTTGTTTACGCAGCTACAAAAGCAGCACTTAGACACTTCGGGAATTCACTATTTGAAGAGGTAAGAAAATCGGGGGTAAAAGTTTGCAATATCATTCCCGATTTAACGCTAACAAATTTCCATAACAATACGTTTTTTAAGCCTTCATCCGAAGAAATGGCTCACTTAAAACCCCAAGACATCGCAAAAATCGTAAAAGATATTATCAATTCTCCAAAACATCTCGTTATGCAAGAAATAGTAGTAAAACCGCAGTATTTTAAACTTGAGAAGAATTAA
- the murI gene encoding glutamate racemase, whose translation MKCGVFDSGIGGLSVAREILNAKLFDEIIYFGDTARVPYGNKNESTIIRYSLEALEFLKNFDIDFLIVACNSASSVAIEELKKEASFPVIGVIEAGVKAIENEKKDANILLTGTKRTINSQKYQHLLKQKGFKKIIPKATPLFVPLVEEGIVEGKIVDEVFDLYFHDIKKDEIDLIILGCTHYPFLEKSFKKHFKNAKLIHSGQAIVKMLKNDFSLKEKKESKIKLFASDNPEELRSRAKEWLNSSQV comes from the coding sequence TTGAAGTGCGGTGTTTTTGACAGCGGAATAGGCGGGCTTAGCGTTGCAAGAGAGATTTTAAACGCTAAGCTTTTTGATGAAATTATCTATTTCGGAGATACCGCAAGAGTGCCTTACGGCAACAAAAACGAATCTACAATTATTCGCTACTCTCTTGAAGCTTTGGAATTTTTAAAAAACTTCGATATTGATTTTTTGATTGTAGCTTGCAATTCAGCAAGTTCGGTTGCTATTGAAGAATTAAAAAAAGAAGCCTCTTTTCCGGTAATAGGTGTTATAGAAGCCGGAGTAAAAGCGATAGAAAACGAAAAAAAAGATGCAAATATTCTCCTAACCGGTACAAAAAGAACTATCAACTCTCAAAAATACCAGCATCTATTAAAACAAAAAGGCTTTAAAAAAATAATTCCAAAAGCTACACCTCTATTCGTACCGCTTGTGGAAGAGGGAATTGTTGAGGGAAAAATCGTGGATGAGGTGTTTGATTTATATTTTCACGATATAAAAAAAGATGAAATAGATTTGATTATTTTAGGATGTACTCACTATCCTTTTTTGGAAAAATCTTTTAAAAAACACTTCAAAAACGCAAAACTTATTCATTCGGGTCAAGCTATAGTAAAAATGTTAAAAAACGATTTTTCTCTTAAAGAGAAAAAAGAGTCGAAAATCAAACTTTTTGCAAGTGATAATCCGGAAGAATTAAGAAGTAGAGCAAAAGAGTGGCTTAATTCTTCTCAAGTTTAA